A part of Primulina eburnea isolate SZY01 chromosome 10, ASM2296580v1, whole genome shotgun sequence genomic DNA contains:
- the LOC140803481 gene encoding rop guanine nucleotide exchange factor 12-like — MVRALEEEREIYKSRIGYFKGMHENEGRQTRSSILESDNSLSPVDQDRVTSRSHASIPLNDHQPLDQQLKIGCALNRTENITSRLSMEGSAANSNARDRQHSDMELMKEKFTKLLLGEDMSGGGTGVSSALALSNAITNLAASAFGEQKRLEPMAAETKARWRKEIDWLLSVTDHIVEFVPSNQKSIDGTNMEIMVTNQRTDLHMNIPALRKLDAMLLDCLENFKDQNEFYYTSKNDDDSDKARQEDKWWIPTPKVPPNGLSEVTRKWLQFQKDSVNQVLKAAMAINAQVLSEMEIPESYIESLPKNGRASLGDSIYKSITDEHFDPNSLLSTLDLSSEHKILDLKNKIEASVVIWKRKMNAKDSKSSWGSAVSMEKRELFEDRAETILLILKHRFPGIPQSGLDISKIQFNRDVGHAILESYSRIIESLAFTVISRIDDVMHADSLARNPDAELERCPLKDHSVQEKFPNAQEELEKLNSSEAPSSMTLSDFMGWNMDQGETETRKDSTDRIPRDDDSDNLCKPINTNKKVSYIERLENLGGSRSPRARH, encoded by the exons ATGGTTCGAGCCCTGGAAGAAGAACGAGAAATTTACAAATCCAGGATAGGATATTTCAAAGGAATGCACGAAAATGAGGGGAGACAGACCCGGAGTTCGATCCTCGAAAGCGATAATTCATTATCACCCGTTGATCAGGACAGGGTGACATCAAGAAGTCATGCTTCCATTCCTTTGAATGATCATCAGCCTTTGGATCAACAGCTTAAGATCGGCTGTGCTCTTAATAGGACCGAGAATATCACGTCCAGATTGTCAATGGAGGGAAGTGCAGCCAATTCTAATGCTAGAGACAGGCAACATTCAG atatggaACTTATGAAGGAGAAATTTACAAAGTTGCTTCTGGGAGAGGATATGTCTGGTGGGGGAACAGGTGTTTCATCTGCTCTTGCTCTGTCAAATGCTATTACAAATCTTGCAG CTTCTGCTTTTGGAGAACAAAAGAGATTAGAGCCAATGGCAGCAGAGACCAAAGCAAGATGGAGAAAAGAGATTGATTGGCTGTTATCTGTCACAGACCACATTGTTGAATTTGTCCCTTCAAACCAAAAATCCATAGATGGAACCAACATGGAG ATAATGGTGACGAATCAGAGAACTGATCTCCACATGAACATTCCGGCGTTACGAAAACTAGACGCAATGCTCCTT GATTGTCTGGAGAACTTCAAAGATCAAAATGAGTTCTACTACACATCAAAGAACGATGATGATTCTGATAAAGCTAGACAAGAAGATAAATGGTGGATTCCAACGCCTAAAGTTCCACCAAACGGATTGTCCGAAGTTACAAGGAAATGGCTGCAGTTTCAGAAGGATTCTGTGAACCAAGTGCTCAAAGCAGCTATGGCTATCAATGCTCAGGTCTTATCTGAAATGGAGATTCCTGAAAGTTACATCGAGTCTCTCCCTAAG AATGGGAGAGCGAGCCTTGGAGATTCGATATACAAGAGCATCACAGACGAACACTTTGATCCCAATAGCCTTCTCTCAACTCTGGACTTGTCCTCAGAACACAAGATTCTTGACCTTAAAAATAAGATTGAGGCATCAGTAGTGATATGGAAAAGGAAGATGAATGCTAAAGACAGCAAATCTTCTTGGGGTTCAGCTGTGAGCATGGAGAAGAGGGAGCTTTTCGAAGATAGAGCGGAGACTATTCTTCTGATCTTGAAGCATCGATTTCCCGGGATTCCTCAGTCTGGTTTAGACATCAGCAAGATCCAATTCAACAGA GATGTGGGGCATGCAATCTTGGAAAGCTATTCGAGAATCATAGAGAGCCTAGCATTCACAGTGATATCAAGAATAGACGATGTAATGCATGCCGACTCTCTCGCAAGAAACCCTGACGCAGAACTCGAAAGGTGCCCTTTAAAAGATCACTCAGTCCAAGAAAAATTCCCTAATGCTCAGGAAGAATTAGAGAAGTTGAATTCATCGGAAGCACCATCGTCAATGACACTGTCGGATTTCATGGGGTGGAATATGGATCAAGGAGAGACAGAAACGAGAAAAGATTCTACCGATAGGATTCCCAGAGATGATGATTCAGACAACCTCTGCAAACCGATAAACACAAACAAGAAAGTCTCCTACATAGAACGGCTAGAGAATCTAGGCGGTTCAAGGAGCCCACGTGCAAGACACTAG